A stretch of Miscanthus floridulus cultivar M001 chromosome 13, ASM1932011v1, whole genome shotgun sequence DNA encodes these proteins:
- the LOC136500321 gene encoding uncharacterized protein, translating into MAAVDVVMPAPPPPPPPPVPVVRISRLALAAADTVVCLWIASLWVLLASVAAALIGRLACGWGCTGAAWTAVLVSVLFVAIVWPLAALLLSKFVEPFYIDQLKKGAAALEPVTLSDAVIDAQLAASIAFAFLEAFGILLKLLAANNDPPTARFASDIMVVPPLGISVMCCFVSIPGLAVRVWRMRRHGSASVVPI; encoded by the exons ATGGCCGCCGTCGACGTGGTGATGccggcgccgcctccgcctccgcctccgccggtgCCGGTGGTCCGCATCAGCCGGCTCGCCCTGGCTGCCGCCGACACCGTGGTGTGCCTGTGGATCGCAAGTCTGTGGGTCTTGCTGGCGAGCGTTGCTGCCGCGCTCATCGGGCGCCTCGCCTGCGGCTGGGGGTGCACCGGAGCTGCGTGGACGGCTGTACTTGTCTCCGTGCTCTTCGTTGCGATCGTCTGGCCCCTCGCCGCGCTGCTGCTGAGTAAATTCGTGGAGCCCTTCTACATCGACCAACTAAAGAAG GGAGCGGCGGCGCTGGAACCTGTGACTCTGAGCGACGCCGTCATAGATGCACAGCTCGCCGCCAGTATCGCTTTCGCCTTCCTCGAAGCTTTTGGCATTCTGCTGAAGCTATTGGCTGCCAATAATGATCCTCCTACAGCCAGATTTGCCTCTGACATCATGGTTGTGCCGCCCTTGGGCATCAGTGTCATGTGTTGCTTCGTTTCCATTCCGGGTTTGGCAGTGAGGGTGTGGAGGATGAGACGACACGGCAGCGCATCTGTGGTACCCATCTGA